The Nocardioides salarius genome includes a region encoding these proteins:
- a CDS encoding carbamate kinase, translated as MRVLVALGGNAMTGPDGSARPGDQIAAARGAAAAVAALVAAGHQVLLTHGNGPQVGNLLVKNELAASAVPPVPLDWCGAQTQATLGFVLVNALEAALAERGLSTPTAALVTRTLVERDDPCWARPTKPIGRFLPETDARVLVEHGETWEPRGERGWRRVVASPEPVQVLDAPAAAALAAAGYVVVVAGGGGVPVVREADGSLRGVEAVVDKDLAAAVLARALGADVLVIGTDVPAAVLGFEGPDPRPLGRVDTRALRAHAAEGHFASGSMGPKVEAACRFVEAGGRHAAITDLAHLVPAAEGGAGTVVVPTRP; from the coding sequence ATGAGGGTCCTGGTCGCGCTCGGCGGCAACGCGATGACCGGGCCCGACGGCTCGGCGCGACCCGGCGACCAGATCGCCGCCGCCCGGGGGGCCGCCGCCGCCGTGGCCGCCCTGGTCGCCGCGGGCCACCAGGTGCTGCTCACCCACGGCAACGGCCCCCAGGTCGGCAACCTGCTGGTCAAGAACGAGCTGGCGGCGAGCGCGGTGCCGCCGGTGCCGCTCGACTGGTGCGGCGCGCAGACCCAGGCCACGCTCGGCTTCGTGCTCGTGAACGCCCTCGAGGCGGCCCTGGCCGAGCGCGGCCTCTCCACCCCGACGGCAGCCCTGGTCACCCGCACCCTGGTCGAGCGCGACGACCCCTGCTGGGCGCGGCCCACCAAGCCCATCGGCCGCTTCCTTCCCGAGACCGACGCCCGGGTGCTCGTCGAGCACGGCGAGACCTGGGAGCCCCGCGGCGAGCGCGGGTGGCGCCGGGTGGTCGCCTCGCCCGAGCCGGTGCAGGTCCTCGACGCGCCGGCGGCCGCCGCCCTCGCGGCCGCGGGGTACGTCGTCGTGGTCGCCGGCGGCGGGGGAGTGCCGGTGGTGCGGGAGGCCGACGGCAGCCTGCGCGGCGTCGAGGCCGTCGTCGACAAGGACCTGGCCGCGGCCGTGCTGGCCCGGGCCCTGGGCGCCGACGTCCTCGTCATCGGCACCGACGTGCCCGCCGCGGTGCTCGGCTTCGAGGGCCCCGACCCGCGCCCGCTGGGACGGGTCGACACCCGGGCGCTGCGCGCCCACGCCGCCGAGGGCCACTTCGCCAGCGGCTCGATGGGCCCCAAGGTCGAGGCCGCCTGCCGCTTCGTCGAGGCCGGGGGCCGGCACGCCGCGATCACCGACCTCGCCCACCTCGTGCCCGCCGCCGAGGGCGGCGCCGGCACCGTCGTCGTACCCACCCGTCCCTGA
- a CDS encoding sulfotransferase family protein: MRLSYARQPSGRHPGRTARRHTITAPSAAQATGEAPHGTVPIGLVLGGVQKAATSTLYRVLVSHQHITRAPQKEWHFFDDDSLDWERPDFSGYQVAVRSARSKATMGVDATPSYLFWPGALERIHAWNPDVPLIFCFRDPIERAFSHWVMNWTRRLPAEERITFAESVRIDFDPSWVGSRPEGWDAKSLRTRTVVARGFYGAQLARVHSIFPREQVHLVDFHQMVRAQHDTAEDLVARLGLPPYKKRFEPLARSASQTDFEADAPTADDIAVLRDRFADDHRAFSEASGLDTSGWTTSRLLADEITPGDVAEKLGRKAGLL, translated from the coding sequence GTGCGGTTGTCGTATGCTCGCCAACCGTCCGGGAGGCACCCCGGGCGCACCGCGAGGAGGCACACGATCACCGCACCCAGCGCCGCCCAGGCCACCGGCGAGGCACCCCACGGCACCGTCCCGATCGGGCTGGTCCTCGGTGGTGTGCAGAAGGCCGCCACCAGCACGCTCTACCGCGTCCTGGTCAGCCACCAGCACATCACCCGCGCCCCGCAGAAGGAGTGGCACTTCTTCGACGACGACTCCCTCGACTGGGAGCGCCCCGACTTCAGCGGCTACCAGGTCGCCGTCCGCTCGGCGCGCTCGAAGGCGACGATGGGCGTCGACGCGACCCCGTCGTACCTCTTCTGGCCCGGGGCGCTGGAGCGGATCCACGCCTGGAACCCCGACGTGCCGCTCATCTTCTGCTTCCGCGACCCGATCGAGCGCGCCTTCTCGCACTGGGTGATGAACTGGACGCGCCGGCTGCCCGCCGAGGAGCGGATCACCTTCGCCGAGTCGGTGCGCATCGACTTCGACCCCTCGTGGGTCGGCAGCCGCCCCGAGGGCTGGGACGCCAAGTCGCTGCGCACCCGCACCGTGGTCGCCCGCGGCTTCTACGGCGCCCAGCTCGCCCGCGTGCACTCGATCTTCCCCCGCGAGCAGGTGCACCTGGTCGACTTCCACCAGATGGTCCGGGCCCAGCACGACACCGCCGAGGACCTGGTGGCGCGCCTGGGGCTGCCGCCGTACAAGAAGCGCTTCGAGCCGCTGGCCCGCAGCGCCTCGCAGACCGACTTCGAGGCCGACGCGCCGACCGCCGACGACATCGCGGTGCTGCGCGACCGCTTCGCCGACGACCACCGCGCCTTCAGCGAGGCCTCGGGCCTCGACACCTCCGGGTGGACGACCAGCCGGCTGCTGGCCGACGAGATCACGCCCGGCGACGTCGCCGAGAAGCTCGGGCGCAAGGCCGGCCTGCTCTGA
- a CDS encoding hydantoinase B/oxoprolinase family protein, whose amino-acid sequence MSRRAPTDFPFGFLTADHGASADPVLVEIVQGTLASVEAEVETAIARTSRSPMIRDAHDFRAGIHDRLLRKLTGRSYSALVHPVARDFPVEQMREGDVFFHNDVYRSEGGIGHLPDLCVTVPVFSRGPSADASGGSTGGGAPRVVAFVQAFGHHDDIGGAVPGSMPSGATSVFEEGLMVPPIKLWDAGVPNRAALAIMTRNSRMPESLAADLDAECSACLMGARRLGELFDRYGVEVVESAFDAIIDRTTTTYRREVLGRIPVGSWTWEDYAEHDGVDEPRLHTQRITLTRTPADDPDGERLVIDFDGTGPQARGPINHCGDYSDGVFLKKWLAPVLRNLAATPERMAELDVNEGVVPLIEMRFPEPGTLLTPVFPAPTNARTFVILRLLGVLAGAVAKAVDGQMPADQETIRYTGVYGDDAEGRPYLMREVLGGGSGGRPHGDGEDTIHVVPDSRNLPTEFTEARFPFLVERLSLAVDSGGAGRFRGGLGYEKHVRMLRDAHFMSIADRSILACWGVRGGLAGAPFQVTIDPGGPHEREVDALADAEPVRAGEVIRIRTTGGGGWGDPLERDPALVVRDVVWRKVSPEAALAAYGVVLTGSLDEPGHRLGHDADATRAERAARPPRGPAFFDRGPGYASLAGGAAHADVDLVGPPADLG is encoded by the coding sequence ATGAGCCGCCGCGCACCCACCGACTTCCCCTTCGGCTTCCTCACCGCCGACCACGGGGCGAGCGCCGATCCGGTGCTCGTCGAGATCGTCCAGGGCACGCTGGCCAGCGTCGAGGCCGAGGTCGAGACGGCCATCGCCCGCACCAGCCGCAGCCCGATGATCCGCGACGCCCACGACTTCCGCGCCGGCATCCACGACCGGCTGCTGCGCAAGCTCACCGGGCGCTCCTACTCGGCGCTGGTGCACCCGGTGGCGCGCGACTTCCCGGTCGAGCAGATGCGCGAGGGCGACGTCTTCTTCCACAACGACGTCTACCGCTCCGAGGGCGGCATCGGGCACCTGCCCGACCTGTGCGTCACCGTTCCTGTGTTCAGCAGAGGACCCTCCGCGGATGCCTCTGGGGGGTCCACGGGGGGCGGAGCCCCCCGTGTGGTCGCGTTCGTGCAGGCCTTCGGCCACCACGACGACATCGGGGGAGCGGTGCCGGGCTCGATGCCCTCGGGCGCGACCAGCGTCTTCGAGGAGGGCCTGATGGTGCCGCCGATCAAGCTGTGGGACGCGGGGGTGCCCAACCGCGCGGCGCTGGCGATCATGACCCGCAACTCGCGGATGCCCGAGTCGCTGGCCGCCGACCTCGACGCCGAGTGCTCGGCCTGCCTGATGGGGGCCCGTCGGCTGGGCGAGCTGTTCGACCGCTACGGCGTCGAGGTCGTGGAGTCGGCCTTCGACGCGATCATCGACCGCACCACCACGACGTACCGCCGCGAGGTCCTGGGCCGGATCCCCGTCGGGTCGTGGACGTGGGAGGACTACGCCGAGCACGACGGCGTCGACGAGCCGCGGCTGCACACCCAGCGGATCACCCTGACCCGCACCCCCGCCGACGACCCCGACGGCGAGCGGCTGGTCATCGACTTCGACGGCACCGGCCCGCAGGCCCGGGGCCCGATCAACCACTGCGGCGACTACTCCGACGGCGTGTTCTTGAAGAAGTGGCTGGCCCCGGTGCTGCGCAACCTCGCCGCGACGCCCGAGCGGATGGCCGAGCTCGACGTCAACGAGGGCGTGGTGCCGCTCATCGAGATGCGCTTCCCCGAGCCGGGCACCCTGCTCACGCCGGTCTTCCCGGCCCCGACCAACGCCCGCACCTTCGTCATCCTGCGCCTGCTGGGCGTGCTCGCCGGGGCGGTGGCCAAGGCGGTGGACGGCCAGATGCCCGCCGACCAGGAGACGATCCGCTACACCGGCGTCTACGGCGACGACGCCGAGGGCCGTCCCTACCTGATGCGCGAGGTCCTGGGCGGCGGCTCGGGCGGGCGCCCGCACGGCGACGGCGAGGACACCATCCACGTCGTGCCCGACTCCCGCAACCTGCCCACCGAGTTCACCGAGGCCCGCTTCCCGTTCCTGGTCGAGCGGCTCTCGCTGGCCGTCGACAGCGGCGGCGCCGGGAGGTTCCGCGGCGGGCTGGGCTACGAGAAGCACGTGCGGATGCTGCGTGACGCGCACTTCATGTCGATCGCCGACCGCTCCATCCTCGCCTGCTGGGGGGTCCGCGGCGGGCTCGCGGGCGCGCCGTTCCAGGTCACCATCGACCCCGGGGGCCCGCACGAGCGCGAGGTCGACGCGCTGGCCGACGCCGAGCCGGTGCGCGCCGGCGAGGTGATCCGCATCCGCACCACCGGTGGCGGCGGCTGGGGCGACCCGCTGGAGCGCGACCCGGCGCTGGTGGTGCGCGACGTGGTCTGGCGCAAGGTCTCGCCCGAGGCCGCGCTGGCGGCGTACGGCGTGGTGCTGACCGGGTCGCTCGACGAGCCCGGTCACCGGCTGGGCCACGACGCGGACGCGACGCGGGCCGAGCGCGCCGCGCGCCCACCGCGGGGCCCGGCGTTCTTCGACCGGGGCCCCGGCTACGCCTCGCTCGCCGGCGGGGCCGCGCACGCCGACGTCGACCTGGTGGGGCCGCCAGCCGACCTGGGATGA
- a CDS encoding lysophospholipid acyltransferase family protein, producing the protein MPPSAPSSTEPSDRMYRALHAVVPPVARALWRPHVEGLEHVPATGGVLLASNHLSFIDSVVIPVVVPRKVVFLAKSDYFTGSGLRGAAQRAWFEGLGMLPVDRDDPRAAIASLDTALEVLARGEAFGLYPEGSRSRDGRLYRGRTGVGHLALTAGVPVVPVGLVGTDRLQPVGSSLPRPVRVTVRFGPPVRAGGRFEGVPLGRARRELTDEVMAAVAALSGQDEAGVYNDRAPGA; encoded by the coding sequence GTGCCCCCCTCCGCGCCGTCGTCCACCGAGCCCAGCGACCGGATGTACCGGGCCCTGCACGCGGTCGTGCCCCCGGTGGCCCGGGCGCTGTGGCGCCCGCACGTCGAGGGCCTCGAGCACGTGCCGGCCACCGGCGGGGTGCTGCTGGCCAGCAACCACCTCTCCTTCATCGACTCGGTGGTCATCCCCGTCGTGGTGCCGCGCAAGGTCGTCTTCCTGGCCAAGTCCGACTACTTCACCGGCTCCGGCCTGCGCGGGGCCGCGCAGCGCGCCTGGTTCGAGGGGCTGGGGATGCTGCCGGTCGACCGCGACGACCCGCGCGCCGCGATCGCCAGCCTCGACACCGCGCTCGAGGTGCTGGCGCGCGGCGAGGCCTTCGGCCTCTACCCCGAGGGCTCGCGCTCGCGCGACGGTCGGCTCTACCGCGGCCGCACCGGCGTCGGGCACCTCGCGCTGACCGCGGGCGTGCCCGTGGTGCCCGTCGGCCTGGTCGGCACCGACCGGCTCCAGCCCGTCGGCTCGAGCCTGCCCCGGCCGGTGCGGGTCACGGTGCGCTTCGGGCCGCCGGTGCGCGCCGGCGGCCGCTTCGAGGGCGTCCCGCTCGGGCGGGCCCGCCGCGAGCTGACCGACGAGGTGATGGCGGCCGTCGCGGCCCTGAGCGGCCAGGACGAGGCCGGCGTCTACAACGACCGGGCGCCCGGCGCCTGA
- a CDS encoding M14 family zinc carboxypeptidase produces MRTTRALVAPLGLALAATTALAGSGLPAAADPTSAPRFDQSSGRGPASATRVEEPTKAEIVQRAAETAVAGDPIEMPTSYPYQPALRLYRDNPDDAAHTAELMGHPEIAPKLMELMARSDRVSAQVVGQSTEGRDLYLVTVTAPEREQDTAQQTAWREAIKNDPAAAADDAELLAQYKTPVWMSHNIHGNEWEGTDAAMQYIEYLATAPMSEVGSILRNNRLYFSPSLNPDGRTGATRATALGLDPNRDLITNQTPETRSFIRTAQAVQALYAADFHGYTRVLQIEPAGPPHGSNYEFDLILPHNYAMALKVEQDVVDAAIPGNTYRNVETGEIVTEITDEATAHIKIPYRDTPSGWDDFPPIFTAQYAAFYGAATTTVELPLTRGASGGRQTPERAAVNTAVAVQTLESMVDYLNDPTTAREMLENQIETFRRGVAGEPKVSLTGENIAEVPGPDQWKDLWDVADDQEPVTLPRAYVIPVGEGQRSTSDATSLVEQLLLHEIEVGTLDADTTIGGTTYPAGSYVVDMHQPLRGLANSLLDLGDDISSKLPTMYDVSAWSYAYLWGADVDKVGLTTEAPVGATTPVSAPTDATSVPSTPSHTTFDVAGVVDFQALNSLLEDSVPVSMLADGSVVVGVDDFDAAADVAREHGIVLEAATPADLDALDDETTAALSDLTIGYVGSQDDRLSLTELGFDDLVQLSSSTLEADPSLMDDVDVLWVASTFNPAAGSAARAAVQSFVDEGGALLGRTNRGFEAAVSFGLMSGAVVNGNGSGNGIVAVDTPDGSVLAPYAQDHAFIYPAYSFTGLGEGVTVEQAYDAEQPFLAGHWRATNATNGPESAAGNASVVSSENAETGAKSLVFGTSVFFRTHPKGGLSQAARALMWAAPAGEAVEAPEAVRPDSVTTLEAEAKNQRKAVVTVGVEIDGAPGTGTVVVKDRGERVDVLTLEPGDDGTVTVTLKLGTGRHKLKAVRKGDDVAKRSVSAPVVLRLG; encoded by the coding sequence GTGAGGACAACACGCGCGCTGGTCGCCCCGCTGGGCCTGGCCCTCGCCGCCACCACCGCCCTGGCCGGCTCGGGCCTGCCTGCTGCGGCCGACCCCACGTCGGCGCCCCGCTTCGACCAGAGCAGCGGCCGTGGCCCCGCCAGCGCCACCCGGGTCGAGGAGCCGACCAAGGCGGAGATCGTCCAGCGCGCCGCCGAGACGGCCGTCGCCGGCGACCCGATCGAGATGCCGACCTCCTACCCCTACCAGCCCGCGCTGCGCCTCTACCGCGACAACCCCGACGACGCGGCGCACACCGCCGAGCTGATGGGCCACCCGGAGATCGCACCCAAGCTGATGGAGCTGATGGCGAGGAGCGACCGGGTCTCCGCCCAGGTGGTGGGCCAGTCCACCGAGGGCCGCGACCTCTACCTGGTGACCGTGACCGCCCCGGAGCGCGAGCAGGACACCGCCCAGCAGACCGCCTGGCGCGAGGCCATCAAGAACGACCCGGCCGCCGCGGCTGACGACGCCGAGCTCCTCGCGCAGTACAAGACCCCCGTGTGGATGAGCCACAACATCCACGGCAACGAGTGGGAGGGCACCGATGCTGCGATGCAGTACATCGAGTACCTGGCCACCGCGCCGATGTCGGAGGTCGGCAGCATCCTGCGCAACAACCGGCTCTACTTCTCCCCGTCGCTCAACCCCGACGGGCGCACCGGCGCCACCCGGGCGACCGCGCTGGGCCTGGACCCCAACCGCGACCTGATCACCAACCAGACCCCCGAGACGCGCTCGTTCATCCGCACCGCCCAGGCCGTCCAGGCGCTCTACGCCGCCGACTTCCACGGCTACACCCGGGTGCTGCAGATCGAGCCGGCCGGCCCGCCGCACGGCTCGAACTACGAGTTCGACCTGATCCTGCCGCACAACTACGCCATGGCGCTCAAGGTCGAGCAGGACGTCGTCGACGCGGCGATCCCCGGCAACACCTACCGCAACGTCGAGACCGGCGAGATCGTCACGGAGATCACCGACGAGGCGACCGCCCACATCAAGATCCCCTACCGCGACACCCCGTCCGGGTGGGACGACTTCCCGCCCATCTTCACCGCCCAGTACGCCGCGTTCTACGGCGCGGCGACGACCACGGTCGAGCTGCCCCTGACGCGGGGAGCCAGCGGTGGTCGCCAGACCCCCGAGCGTGCGGCGGTCAACACCGCGGTCGCCGTGCAGACCCTGGAGAGCATGGTCGACTACCTCAACGACCCCACCACGGCCCGCGAGATGCTCGAGAACCAGATCGAGACCTTCCGCCGCGGCGTGGCCGGCGAGCCCAAGGTGTCGCTGACCGGCGAGAACATCGCCGAGGTGCCCGGCCCCGACCAGTGGAAGGACCTCTGGGACGTCGCCGACGACCAGGAGCCGGTGACCCTGCCGCGCGCCTACGTGATCCCGGTCGGCGAGGGCCAGCGCTCCACGAGCGACGCGACCTCGCTGGTCGAGCAGCTGCTGCTGCACGAGATCGAGGTCGGCACCCTCGACGCCGACACCACGATCGGTGGCACGACCTACCCCGCCGGCTCCTACGTGGTCGACATGCACCAGCCGCTGCGCGGGCTGGCCAACAGCCTGCTCGACCTCGGCGACGACATCTCCAGCAAGCTGCCGACGATGTACGACGTCTCCGCGTGGAGCTACGCCTACCTCTGGGGCGCCGACGTCGACAAGGTCGGCCTGACCACCGAGGCGCCCGTGGGCGCCACGACCCCGGTCAGCGCCCCCACGGACGCCACCTCCGTGCCCTCGACGCCGAGCCACACCACCTTCGACGTCGCCGGGGTCGTGGACTTCCAGGCGCTGAACTCGCTGCTCGAGGACAGCGTGCCGGTCTCGATGCTGGCCGACGGCTCGGTCGTCGTCGGTGTCGACGACTTCGACGCCGCCGCCGACGTGGCCCGCGAGCACGGCATCGTCCTCGAGGCCGCCACCCCGGCCGACCTCGACGCCCTCGACGACGAGACCACCGCCGCGCTCAGCGACCTGACCATCGGCTACGTCGGCTCCCAGGACGACCGGCTCTCGCTGACCGAGCTCGGCTTCGACGACCTCGTGCAGCTCTCCTCGAGCACGCTCGAGGCCGACCCGTCGCTGATGGACGACGTCGACGTGCTGTGGGTGGCCTCCACCTTCAACCCCGCGGCCGGCTCGGCAGCCCGGGCGGCGGTGCAGTCCTTCGTCGACGAGGGTGGTGCGCTGCTCGGGCGCACCAACCGCGGCTTCGAGGCGGCTGTCTCCTTCGGCCTGATGAGCGGCGCGGTCGTCAACGGCAACGGGTCGGGCAACGGCATCGTGGCCGTCGACACCCCCGACGGCTCGGTGCTGGCGCCCTACGCCCAGGACCACGCCTTCATCTACCCGGCCTACTCCTTCACCGGTCTCGGTGAGGGCGTCACCGTCGAGCAGGCCTACGACGCCGAGCAGCCGTTCCTGGCCGGCCACTGGCGCGCCACCAACGCGACCAACGGCCCCGAGTCCGCGGCCGGCAACGCCTCGGTGGTCTCCTCCGAGAACGCCGAGACGGGCGCCAAGTCGCTGGTCTTCGGCACCTCGGTCTTCTTCCGCACCCACCCCAAGGGCGGCCTCAGCCAGGCCGCCCGGGCACTGATGTGGGCCGCGCCGGCCGGTGAGGCGGTCGAGGCCCCCGAGGCGGTCCGGCCCGACTCGGTGACCACGCTCGAGGCGGAGGCCAAGAACCAGCGCAAGGCGGTCGTGACCGTCGGCGTCGAGATCGACGGGGCCCCCGGCACCGGCACCGTGGTCGTCAAGGACAGGGGCGAGCGCGTCGACGTGCTCACCCTCGAGCCCGGCGACGACGGCACCGTCACGGTGACCCTGAAGCTCGGCACGGGACGCCACAAGCTGAAGGCCGTGCGCAAGGGCGACGACGTCGCCAAGCGCAGCGTCTCGGCCCCCGTGGTGCTGCGCCTGGGCTGA
- a CDS encoding ring-opening amidohydrolase, translated as MPHAIEVRKVPIHSVADASELERLLDEGVLEASRVVAIIGKTEGNGGVNDYTRIIADRAFREVLVARGAAPEAVAQVPIVWSGGTDGVISPHATIFATLPEGAVEPPRDPQEKRLTVGFAMSEVLAPEEIGRAGMVTKVADAVRVAMERAGISDPADVHYVQTKTPLLTLSTIADAKARGHDVFTEDTLYSMDVSNGGTALGVAVALGEIEMPADEQVLKDRSLYSSVASCSSGVELDRAQVVVVGNAAGVGGRYRIGHSVMRDALDADGLWEAIRDAGLDLPERPHHSDLDGRLVNLFLKCEASQDGTVRGRRNAMLDDSDVHWHRQIKAAVGGVTAAVTGDPAVFVSVSAAHQGPDGGGPVAAIVDLG; from the coding sequence ATGCCGCACGCCATCGAGGTCCGCAAGGTCCCGATCCACTCCGTCGCCGACGCCAGCGAGCTGGAGAGGCTGCTCGACGAGGGGGTGCTCGAGGCCTCGCGCGTCGTCGCGATCATCGGCAAGACCGAGGGCAACGGCGGCGTCAACGACTACACCCGCATCATCGCCGACCGTGCCTTCCGCGAGGTGCTGGTCGCGCGCGGCGCCGCGCCCGAGGCCGTCGCCCAGGTGCCGATCGTGTGGTCCGGCGGCACCGACGGTGTGATCAGCCCGCACGCGACGATCTTCGCGACCCTGCCGGAGGGGGCCGTCGAGCCGCCCCGGGACCCCCAGGAGAAGCGGCTGACGGTCGGCTTCGCCATGAGCGAGGTGCTGGCCCCCGAGGAGATCGGCCGGGCCGGGATGGTCACCAAGGTGGCCGACGCGGTGCGGGTGGCGATGGAGCGGGCCGGCATCAGCGACCCCGCCGACGTGCACTACGTGCAGACCAAGACCCCGCTGCTGACGCTGAGCACCATCGCCGACGCCAAGGCGCGCGGCCACGACGTGTTCACCGAGGACACGCTCTACTCGATGGACGTCTCCAACGGCGGCACCGCGCTGGGCGTCGCCGTGGCCCTCGGAGAGATCGAGATGCCCGCCGACGAGCAGGTGCTCAAGGACCGCTCGCTCTACTCCTCGGTGGCCTCCTGCTCCTCGGGCGTCGAGCTCGACCGCGCCCAGGTGGTGGTGGTCGGCAACGCGGCCGGGGTCGGTGGCCGCTACCGCATCGGCCACTCGGTGATGCGCGACGCCCTCGACGCCGACGGGCTGTGGGAGGCGATCCGCGACGCCGGGCTCGACCTGCCCGAGCGCCCGCACCACAGCGACCTCGACGGCCGCCTGGTCAACCTGTTCCTCAAGTGCGAGGCGTCGCAGGACGGCACCGTGCGCGGTCGTCGCAACGCGATGCTCGACGACTCCGACGTGCACTGGCACCGCCAGATCAAGGCCGCCGTGGGTGGGGTCACCGCCGCCGTCACCGGCGACCCCGCCGTCTTCGTCTCCGTCTCCGCCGCCCACCAGGGTCCTGACGGCGGCGGGCCCGTCGCGGCGATCGTCGACCTGGGCTGA
- a CDS encoding hydantoinase/oxoprolinase family protein, with amino-acid sequence MTRSIRIGIDTGGTFTDVVAFDEVSGEVVTTKTPSTPANPADGFLAGIDKVLALLGRGAGDVDAVSHGTTVATNQLLEGKVERLGFITTEGYEAMLEIARQSVPDGYGNSYFWVKPDRIVPRDLVKGVGGRLDHTGAEVRPFDAEGARRVARWFRERGVDTLAVCFLHSYADPAHEEAMREVLAEEHPDAVVSISSQVLREYREYERAMTTLVDAAVKPRLSAYVANITERLQGLGGSTGDGAPRALSSSGGSTGGGAPRALSSSGGSTGGGAPRAFPFYVMKSNGGVLSADEVVHQPITTVLSGPAAGALGAAMIAQVAGFDRVLTSDGGGTSTDVSVVIDGEPTLTTEGSVGAYPSKIPMIDVVTVGAGGGSIAWLSPEGTLKVGPQSAGADPGPLCYGRGGREVTITDAHVVLGRIPPHLLGGEIPLDVDAARAGVEALAELLGLSPEACACGVLEISAWNQANALRQVTVKRGLDVRDFTLTTFGGSGSLLLCRLMDVLGIETVLVPPDPGNVSAFGLLTVDVKNDYVQTHVRLAEQLAAGDVARVLDDLTARAARALRGEGFDETEHCFVRTADLRYFGQAFEVRVPVPDGPVDETTLGEVARGFHAEHRALYGYDFAGDPTQQVEWVNLRVSGIGPIRRPEIRRHPVPEPPPPAPVASGRRPVCFDAAAAYVDTPVHQRADLAPGTVVTGPAVLEEFGSTVPLHPGFTARVDEHLNLVVTREGTR; translated from the coding sequence GTGACGCGGAGCATCCGGATCGGCATCGACACCGGTGGCACCTTCACCGACGTGGTCGCCTTCGACGAGGTGTCGGGGGAGGTGGTGACCACCAAGACCCCGTCGACCCCGGCCAACCCCGCCGACGGCTTCCTGGCGGGCATCGACAAGGTGCTGGCCCTGCTGGGCCGCGGCGCCGGCGACGTCGACGCGGTCAGCCACGGCACCACGGTGGCCACCAACCAGCTGCTCGAGGGCAAGGTCGAGCGGCTGGGGTTCATCACCACCGAGGGCTACGAGGCGATGCTCGAGATCGCCCGCCAGTCGGTGCCCGACGGCTACGGCAACTCCTACTTCTGGGTCAAGCCCGACCGCATCGTGCCGCGCGACCTGGTCAAGGGCGTCGGCGGGCGGCTCGACCACACCGGCGCCGAGGTCCGTCCCTTCGACGCCGAGGGCGCGCGCCGGGTCGCCCGGTGGTTCCGCGAGCGGGGCGTCGACACCCTCGCGGTCTGCTTCCTGCACTCCTACGCCGACCCCGCCCACGAGGAGGCGATGCGCGAGGTGCTCGCCGAGGAGCACCCCGACGCGGTCGTGTCGATCTCCAGCCAGGTGCTGCGCGAGTACCGCGAGTACGAGCGGGCGATGACGACCCTCGTCGACGCGGCGGTCAAGCCGCGCCTGTCGGCGTACGTCGCCAACATCACCGAGCGGCTGCAGGGCCTCGGGGGGTCCACGGGGGACGGAGCCCCCCGGGCTCTGTCGTCGTCCGGGGGGTCCACGGGGGGCGGAGCCCCCCGGGCTCTGTCGTCGTCCGGGGGGTCCACGGGGGGCGGAGCCCCCCGTGCGTTTCCGTTCTACGTGATGAAGTCGAACGGCGGGGTGCTCTCGGCCGACGAGGTCGTTCACCAGCCGATCACCACCGTGCTGTCGGGGCCGGCCGCCGGTGCGCTCGGCGCCGCGATGATCGCCCAGGTCGCCGGCTTCGACCGGGTGCTGACCTCCGACGGCGGCGGCACCTCCACCGACGTCTCCGTCGTCATCGACGGCGAGCCGACCCTGACGACCGAGGGCTCGGTGGGCGCCTACCCCTCGAAGATCCCGATGATCGACGTCGTGACGGTCGGGGCCGGCGGCGGCTCGATCGCCTGGCTCTCGCCCGAGGGCACGCTCAAGGTCGGCCCGCAGTCGGCGGGCGCCGACCCGGGCCCGCTGTGCTACGGCCGGGGCGGGCGCGAGGTGACGATCACCGACGCCCACGTCGTGCTCGGCCGCATCCCGCCCCACCTCCTGGGCGGCGAGATCCCGCTCGACGTCGACGCGGCCCGGGCCGGCGTCGAGGCGCTGGCCGAGCTGCTCGGGCTGAGCCCCGAGGCCTGTGCGTGCGGGGTCCTGGAGATCTCGGCCTGGAACCAGGCCAACGCGCTGCGCCAGGTCACCGTCAAGCGGGGGCTCGACGTCCGCGACTTCACCCTCACCACGTTCGGCGGCTCCGGGTCGCTGCTGCTGTGCCGGCTGATGGACGTGCTGGGCATCGAGACGGTGCTGGTGCCGCCCGATCCCGGCAACGTCTCGGCCTTCGGGCTGCTCACCGTCGACGTCAAGAACGACTACGTGCAGACCCACGTGCGCCTGGCCGAGCAGCTGGCCGCGGGCGACGTGGCCCGGGTCCTCGACGACCTCACCGCCCGGGCCGCCCGGGCGCTGCGCGGCGAGGGCTTCGACGAGACCGAGCACTGCTTCGTGCGCACCGCCGACCTGCGCTACTTCGGCCAGGCCTTCGAGGTCCGGGTGCCGGTGCCCGACGGCCCGGTCGACGAGACGACCCTCGGCGAGGTGGCCCGCGGCTTCCACGCCGAGCACCGCGCGCTCTACGGCTACGACTTCGCCGGCGACCCCACCCAGCAGGTCGAGTGGGTCAACCTGCGGGTCTCGGGCATCGGCCCGATCCGGCGCCCCGAGATCCGGCGGCACCCGGTGCCCGAGCCGCCACCGCCCGCCCCGGTCGCGTCGGGGCGGCGCCCGGTGTGCTTCGACGCGGCCGCGGCGTACGTCGACACCCCGGTGCACCAGCGCGCCGACCTGGCCCCGGGCACGGTCGTGACCGGGCCGGCCGTCCTGGAGGAGTTCGGGTCCACCGTGCCGCTGCACCCGGGCTTCACCGCCCGCGTCGACGAGCACCTCAACCTGGTCGTCACCCGGGAGGGGACCCGATGA